Within the Atribacterota bacterium genome, the region ACAATTCCCGCTAATAACAACTTCTACATCTTTATCAGCCATCATTTGGGCAGACTGTATTCCGACTCCACCCATTCCACGCATATTGCTATTCTCAATTGCCTCGAATTTTTTGTTGTCAGTATCATAAATTATAAAATAAGGACATCTACCAAATCTTGGGTCGATTTCACTCTTTAATTCGGGTCCTGAAGAAGTAATCGCTATTTTCATTAAACACACTCCTATCTATACTATTTTTTGTTACTTTTTATTACTGCTATCTTTTATTATACCCCTTATGGCAAATTTATAAAATTTTACCTGAGAAT harbors:
- a CDS encoding NifB/NifX family molybdenum-iron cluster-binding protein, with the translated sequence MKIAITSSGPELKSEIDPRFGRCPYFIIYDTDNKKFEAIENSNMRGMGGVGIQSAQMMADKDVEVVISGNCGPNAFRTMDAAGIQLISGVSGTVESAIQEYIKGNLKPSNQSNVEPHSGLN